The Cynocephalus volans isolate mCynVol1 chromosome 16, mCynVol1.pri, whole genome shotgun sequence DNA segment AATCAGTATTCAAACAAAGTTCATACATTCATTGCATTCGGGTTACATGTCTCAAGTCTCTTAATTTGTAACAGTTCTGTCTTCCTGTTTCTTTTAATGCCATTTACTTGTTGGAGAACTTGGGTCATTTGTCTTATAGAATGCACTGGGGTCTGGAATTGGCTGATTATTCCCTGGAGTTTAGCTGCCTTTTCTGTAGGGATTGTATTTCAGGGAAACCAAATAGTTGAAGAGGGAAAGTCCATTAGAGAAGAATCACTGTGAGTAAATGCAGAAGTGATTAAATCCGAAAGTCACCTCTTTAAAAgccttgataaaataaaaaacgcAGACAGTGACCACCTGCGAAAATCAGTAGGTAGAAGAAGGGGTGGTGGGGGTAGTGGGCCTCCAGCTCCTGGGCCTGCCTGGTCAATCTCAACATCACAAAAGCGGATGGTCAAGTGCCATGTGTTTCCGATGTGACGCATGAGGAAGGCACGAGCACCACCTCTGAAATattcttgccccccccccccccgcaaaaaaagcGAACCTGAACTGAAGCCTCAGGTGAAGCAGCCTTCTTACCTGGCCAGTTTACCACTTCTCATCTGCATCCCATCCTGTTTTTGGCTtcttatcttaaaattttttttcttgatcttctAAGTAATTCATGCTCATCATTCATAGCTGGCACAAGGAATTAAAGATGACGATGCAGAGGCATGGGCAGCTGAGCATGGCTCTGGCCACCTGACCTCAGGGCTGGACAGAAGTAGGCCCCGTGTGGTTGCACTAAAGCTCCCTGAGCCAGGCCCTAAATCCTGTGGGGGCACAATACTCAATCAGACATGTATCCTACCTGTGTCCAGGTTGTCAGTTCTAGGGACAGATGAGAGGCCACCTAAGGTTACCTTTCTGCAATTTTTGCATACAGAGCTAGCTAAGAAGACTGAAGAAATGCCTGCTGTGTTGTAAAACTCCTGGGATCTGATACGTTCTGTGGGCACTGCCCGAGGGCTCAGGCCTTCCTGTGCAGGGACTTAGGTGTTGGGGAGCAGGCTTCCCCAGCTCTGCTCCAGACTCCCTAATATAACACCCTGTCTCCAGGTTACTTGACTCCAGCAAGTGGCTGTCCTCAGGCCCTCGCCATAAATTCCACTGCATTCGGGTTTTCTTCCACCTGACCCCGGTTTCCTGCCCTCAGAAACCCTCCTGCTGTGTCCTCTGGCACCGTTGCGCCTCCTTCTTCAAGTGTCCTTATGCTCTTGCCTTCTCCAGGACATGACCAAACCCAGGCCAGCAGTTCCACCCACGTGCGGCCCGTGCGGGCTCCCAAGCCACACACCCCACAGAGCTCAGGGTGGGGCGGGAATCCTGCCAGCTCCTCGGGTTTGGCATCACGCAGGTAAAAGATCTAGGGGAACGTCTGCCTGCTGCCAACCAGTTCTGCCACCGTGCACCTCTGCCCCACTTCTGCCTCCCACACCCGCCGGACCTTGGACTTGTCTTCCCAGATTGCCCTGCCTCTGCAGCCCAAAACTGCGCCATCCTCTCTCGGCGTCTTTCTGTCCTCCCCCTCACTCCCGGTACCTCATTCTTCAGCCTCATCAGGACCTGGGGACTTAGGACTCCTCGGTTTTCTCCCACCTTCTCTGTCCCTGCAGCTGAGCCGTGCTATCATTTCAGCCACTTTCGGGGCAGAAGTCTCAGCCCTCGCCTTCAGTCACTCCTGCCCGATGAAACCCCGACCTCCACCCTGTCTGGTCCCACTGACTGCTGAGTGCAGAAGATCACAAAGCCACATGGAATCCACGATGACTTCAGGGTCTCTTATTTCACTGGGGTCCTCTGCACTGCCTGGGAATCCTTCCATGTGTCCCTCTTGGGCTCCACAACAGCTATTCTAGGCATTCCCCTGCCACGTAAaacccccttcttcctcccctcctctttccctcctggaAATTACCTCACCTCTTACATCCCAGCTAAAACTGAGGCCACAGGCAGCCGTCCTCCTCCTGAAAGGGTGTGCATCCCACCATTAGCTCCTTCTATCCCATCTGCGAGGAAGACGGGTCCCTCCTACCTGAGATGCACCCCCAGGCTGCAGTCCTCGGCCTCCCCTCCTGCAGGGACTGTGCTCTCTCCACTGGATGCTCAGCCTGCTACCACGGTTCCTCCCTGTCCACATATAATGCACTCAAGCCTCTCCGGTGTTAGAATTACACCAATAATAATCAGTGATCTTCTACTCTCTGTCCCTACCGACCTGGCCATgaccttccttcccttcttggACAAACTTCCTGAAAGAAGTTCTGTCACCCCTTTCTTGTTCTGCTCACACCTCAACCCACTGTACTCTGCTTTTTGTAAGCCAGTCCCTCCTTCCTTGCTCTAGGTTCTTCATCTTTGCAAGAAGAAATTCCCCTAAATGACCATTTCTGCAGctctcttattcataaagtcctttcctccttcctgcaATGCTTATTCAAACACTGTTCTGGTTCCATTTTCACAGGCCTTTTGCAGATGGATTAGCAGCGTTGCCCAGTATGTCCCTTGTGAtcgttatatttcttttttttttttatacatctgaatttaatttaattttttattttattttattttattattatttatttatttatttattttttcttaattttattttgtcgatatacaatgtggttgattattgtagcccatcaccgaaacccccctccctcctccctctccccccttcccacccaacaatgtcctttctgtttgcttgtcgtatcaacttcaaggaattgcagttgttatgtcttcttcccccacccccccggggttttttttgtgtgtgtgtgaatttatttatttatttttagctcccaccaataagtgagaacatgtgatatttctctttctgtgcctgactcgtttcacttaatataattctctcaaggtccatccatgttgttgcaaatggcagtatttcattcgtttttatagctgagtagtattccattgtgtagatgtaccacattttccgtatccactcatccgatgatggacatttgggctggttccaactcttggctattgtaaagagtgctgcgatgaacattggggaacagctataccttcgacttgatgatttccattcctctgggtatattcccagcagtgggatagctgggtcatatggtagatctatctgcaattgtttgaggaacctccataccattttccatagaggctgcaccattttgcagtcccaccaacaaggtatgagagttcctttttctccgcaacctcgccagcatttatcgttcatagtcttttggattttagccatcctaactggggttagatggtatctcagtgtggttttgatttgcatttcccggatgctgagtgatgttgagcattttttcatatgtctgttggctgtGATCGTTATATTTCTAAAGCTCACTTCCAAATCTAGTAATTGCTTTCACTCACAGGGAGAAGCAATGTGTTCCACAACATGAGTCTAGAGGGGAGGGTTTCATGAGAATCAACAGTCTACACTGATTGATAGATAAATCCAGATATTGTCACACACTCGTTCCTCTCTAAGCCTTGCCATCTCTGCAGCCCAGCACTGGGATAGCAAACTAATGACACAAGGTAACGTCTGTGTGGACGGCTGGAATCTAGACAGTCTGCCACTGGATTCTGCCCCCAGGctgtgttaaatgaataaatggccTAGATCAGAAGGAAGGGTAGGGTGGACTTTAACCAGAGAGTCTCTGTCTCAAAACTGCACCAAAAGAAGACAGGATAATGTCTTAGAACATTGAATATGTTCACTGAAGTgccaagagagcagagagaacatgagtgagaaattaaaaaaacaaaccaaaaccacttCTATTAGGGGCTGACCAATTAGCTCCGCTGGtcagagcctggtgctgataacactaaggtccagggtttgatgcctgtactggccagctgccaaaacacaaaacaaaaaacttctctTAGGGCAAACCCCAGATGTCTTTCCTGTTTGATGTCACCTTgacaaatcttttcataaagtatgagttcaccaccacatctGCTAGAAGCCTCCTGATCCCCTCGTCCAGGGTGGGATGACTTGTCCCTATAAGGCCAAACTCTTCTGGAGCTCAGTCCCTTGGATTTAGTAAATAGGAGTTTCTCTTTGCCCCGATGACGGTGGGTATCAAGGGGGCCCTTCTCTCATTACAGAGAGCTAGGATGGTGATTGAGACCCCTCCTCAACCCAGGGCATTTGGGACCCAAGGAGAAGGTGACCATAGTTAAGGTGACAAAGGAGGGAAGTAGAGTGTACACCTCCCTCCCCGGGGAAGTGGCATTTCAGGCTACCCGCTAAGTTCCAGACACATGCAGCAGTGCATGGTAGGCCCGCAGTCCTGAGGCCTAGCTAGACAGATGGCCAGCACCCCTATGTCATCTTTCTTGCCTCAGGACTGAGCAAGTCAAGGGAAACAGAATGCATCTGTATGGTACGTGCTGACACTCCGGGCAGTCCCTGCTAATGCTATGGTGTTTGTGTCTTTCAGATGGAGGTGCCGTGGTGAAGGCCCGGGTGCTGACCTGTGTGGAAGGCATGAATCTCCCTTTGCTGGAACAAGCTGTCCAGGCACAGAGGATGTACCAGCAAGAGAGAGACAACAGCCAGTAGAAAGTGGCAGCCCCTAGCAACCCCACCCCCCCACTGCCACAACCTGCTCCTGAGGCCGGACCCACTGTTTGATGTCACCTTGACAAATCAGATGTGTAGGCACTTCCTGTGTGACAACTTTTGTCTGGAGCCAGAGAGTAGAAGGGTGGGGTGGTCAATCCCTAATTTGGAATTGTCCCAGAAATGAGGGCCCAGAAAGGAGGCacctgaaggaaatggttaatggacttctgtggtcagcacccaaggacgtgttcacttggcaaactcgcaaacgagttaaccaagaaatgtcaaggattgcaaacaatccttgagaacgCTTGAAgtcgtgagaacactttcttgggatgttcccaggaggtgCATTATAaataaccaagtgcttgagaagggaggtaacagccttctgctcttgagaaaagtataacagaatttatgcattaatgcttatcttgcaTCCACAAGCTTGCTAAattgtaataaaagctgtaacagcggctgggtcggtgctacttgcctgagagagcagCAGCCCctcgctcttcacctgcatctcgtctgctgtgtcttccttcacgtctccgatcattttaatcaacaggCACCAGAGtctgacacccccaccccccagaagaCTGTGGGGGGGCTGAGCTCCGGGTGCTGGAGTTGCGCCTCATGTGGAGTCCTGGAGGGTTCCAGAAGGTCCTTGTGAATAAAGGCCCTGGAGGGCGTGACCTTGTGAAGTGTGCACGTGGTGCAGTGCCAGGAGGGGCCAGGAGGGGGAGCCGTAGAGCAGACAGCTGCCCCCACAGTGAGGCTGCAGCCGGCCCAGGGTTTCTGGTGAATTCTCTGCTGGGGCCCTGGGGGGTGGGCGCTGAAGGCCTTGGTGCCCAGGTGGGGAGCCCAGGATGCAGAGGGCCTGCCTCCACCGAGGTTCTGCTCTCAAAGGAGGCCAAACGTCGCCAAACAGGCCAGGCTTAGGCCGTGGGCCCTGACCATGCGGCCTAGGGCAGGGCAGTGGCTTCAGAAGCCCTCCCCAACCCCTGACTTCTGCCCCAAGCTGTCCCCAGCCAACCTTCTGGGTAACCTTCCACTCCCAGAGCCTGGGCCTGGTTGGGCTGAagtgggggcggggcaggggaaGTTTGGGCCCTGCTGTGCCCCGTAGCTAGAGCAGGAGGCCTGGGGTTCCCAGCTCTGCTGGGTGAGGGGCACCCCTGGTTCCTAGCCGTGTTCCCAGGCAGGATGGGCTGGTGGCAGTGGGGGTAGGGAGCAGGGCATCCTGGGcggaggctgggggtgggagggtggcagGGTGCTGGGCGTGCGGCGTGAATGCCTGGGCACCATCTGTTTCCTGGGCAGCTCTGTGGACATGGATGTGTTCCAGAAGGTAGAGAAGATCGGAGAGGGCACCTATGGGGTGGTGTATAAGGCCAAGAACAAGGAGACAGGGCAGCTCGTGGCCCTCAAGAAGATCAGGCTGGATCTGTGAGTGCTGGGACGGCCTCTgagtctgggggcccagggccACCCGCAGCCCGGCAGCTCCCCCTCCATTCCCTCATCTCAGGAGTTAACACAACTCCTTTTCCGAGAGCTGCCCAGTTATACTGGGGTGGCCACAAAGTGCGGCCCTCCCCTGCTCGTACCCCAACTCACCACCAACTGGCCAGTCTCAGCCCAGTCCTACACTCTGGAGCTCGGTGGGTGATCAGTATGTGCCAAGGAGCACAGGTGCCCATCACTGGGCGTGAATCACAGCAGTGAATCCCTTGGCTAGAAGCACCCTCCATGCCCACTGCTGTACCTCCTTTCCTTTAGGGAGGCCGAGGGGGTCCCAAGCACCGCCATCAGGGAGATCTCCTTGCTCAAAGAACTGAAGCACCCCAACATCGTCAGGTGAGTTGGGGAAAGAGTCTGGGACCTGGGACGGGGAAGGCCATGCCCTGACTGGCACCTccctgccaggctgctggatgtGGTGCACAATGAGAAGAAGATTTACCTAGTGTTTGAGTTCCTCAGCCAGGACCTGAGGAAGTACATGGACTCTGCCCCAGCCTCGGAGCTCCCCCTGCACTTGGTCAAGGTACCAGGGAAGGCTGGGAAGACTAGGGGACACCCCACCCAGCAGCCACCGTCCACTCAGCCAGCTCCTTCTTCTGCTCCTTACTCCAGAGCTACCTCTTCCAGCTGCTGCAGGGGGTGAATTTTTGCCACTCTCATCGGGTCATCCACCGAGATCTGAAGCCCCAGAATCTGCTCATCAGTGAGCTGGGTGCCATCAAGCTGGCTGACTTTGGACTGGCTCGAGTCTTCGGGGTGCCCCTGCGCACTTACACCCATGAGGTATTGCGAGATGAAGAGGAGAGAAGGACAGCTGAAGGAATGTCACCTGTGTACTCAGCCACCCTGAATGATGCTGTTTTCTTGCCCCTGCAGGTGGTGACACTGTGGTATCGCGCCCCTGAGATCCTCTTGGGCAGCAAGTTTTATTCGACAGCTGTGGATGTCTGGAGCGTTGGTTGCATCTTTGCAGAGATGGTAGAGAGGGGGACAAGCATGGCCACAGGGAGGCCATAGGCAGGGTCCTACTGGGATGGCGGCTGGGGAATCCCTGATAACTTTTGTTAAGGGTGGATTAAGGGGTGTTGAGGACTGCCTAAAGGACTGAGGAAGCCAGCCTTATTCCAGAAAAGGCTAGAATTCTTAGCACAGCCCTGGGAGAGAGATCTTGAGGGTCCCTCCTTGATTCTGGCCACTTATCTGGTATTAGATTCTGTATGACAAAGTGATAGACCCCacaccttctcttcttcctcattcCAGGTGACTCGCAAAGCCCTGTTTCCTGGTGACTCTGAGATTGACCAGCTCTTTCGTATCTTTCGTACCCTGGGAACACCCAGTGAAGCCGTATGGCCAGGGGTCACCCAGCTGCCTGACTATAAGGGCAGCTTCCCCAAGTGGACCAGGAAGGGGATGGAGGAGATTGTGCCCAATCTGGAGCCAGAGGGCAAAGATCTGCTTATGGTAGGTGCAGGTGGCCAAGGAATACCACTTAGCTTTAGCCACTGCTCAACCAGAATGTCCCCTTCCTCAGCCAGCTTCTCACATAACCCTGGTTCTCTCTGAGTCCAAGCCGGTCTCTTTCCTGACCCTTGTGTCCAATGTTTATCTTCCCTGTTGAAACTTCTCTCATCTGGTCTTTGTGCTGTGACACCAGCCCGTTCCTCCTGGTTGGCTTGTGTCTTTGGTTATTCTCTCGTGTGGACATATTGCCCCATCTGAACTGTGCGCTTCCACAGGCAGGGCAAGCTTCCTACTGCCTTGGTGTCCCCTCAGTGCCTTCCTCAGTGGTGAGTCTTCACACGAGGCTGTTCAGACAGGCTGTTTCCTTCCACCTGGGCCCCTGCCATGGTCCTCTCACTGTTCCTGTTGTACCATCTTGACCCTTGGGCTGGCTCAGGCCAGACTGCCCAGAAGGCCTCAGGCAGGGCGCCTGGTTCTTGTCCACAAAGGCTCGGAGccacatttctctttttaatctagTGTTGGGTCAGAGGAAAGCAGGGCAGTATTTTCCTCTTCAGGCTGTGTGTTGTCTCCCAACCTAGTGCCAGCAGGATGGCAGGACTTCCAGCCAAGGCTCTTAGCACCCCATCCAGGCTACTCCATGGCAGCGGGTCCTTCCACATCCTGCCTGGGCCTAGGGACTCCAGGGCAGAGAGCTGGACAGGTCTGGCCTCTTGTAGTGTGagcttctccttccctccctccctgctgttTGAATTCCCGCCCCACCTCATCTATACCCCTAGACAGGTTTGTCCCCTGTTCCCTGATACATGAGAGATGTCTCTGTTCTCAACTAGAAGCAGGCTGGGACCTGGAGCCCTCGGCAAGGAGGAGGAGCTGACTCAGCTTTGGCTGCCTGAAGGAGACCTGTGTGACTCATTGGGCTGGGGAGAACTAACTCTTTGTCCCAGATTCTGGGAGTGTCCAGAACTGGCTCGAGAGCTGGGCAGTGGTGGCTACGTGCAGTCCTGGGCTTGAGAGCAGCCACTTTGGGGCTCGGAGCACTCTGGCTGGGAACTGGGAGGGGaattcctctccccaccctggccACACCCAGTCCAATCTCTTTCCTTATCTTTCCCAGCAACTCTTGCAGTATGACCCCAGCCGGCGGATCTCGGCCAAGGCCGCCCTTGCCCATCCGTACTTCTCGTCTGCGGAGCCCCCCCGGGCCCCCTGCCAGAGAGTGCTGAAGCATTTTTGCCGCTGAGAACGTGGAGGCCCACCACCTTGAATCCTCTCTCCAGCTGCTACCCCAGCTGCCTCCCCACCCATTTCCCAAGAGAGAGGATAAATCTGGGGAGAGAGCAAAGCTCTAAGGAATTTGGCATCAGCCGTCAGAGGGCTGAGTTTGGGCTAGTCCTGCCAGCAGGTTAGCGAGTTCTTCTGTTGTTTGTTGGGTTTGATGGTGCTGTTTCAAAATAGGAGCACAGATGCTCCATGCATGGGGGTGTACGTTAGAGGGGGTACTCCAGCACTGGAACAACAGGTGCCAAGTCGAGAGCAGGAAGCCTGCCCTGGCGCTGCTGACAAGGTATTCCTCAGGCCTTCACCTGCCCCAGCCCGCAGCTGCAGAGCCAGATGCCTAGGAAAGGGTGCCCCCTGCTGGGCTTTTGGGATTTAAAATGTTTGGGGGAAGAGTTGAGTTCCAGTTCAGAGTGCCAAGTTCAGGACAAGGGgttgagggagaggagagagggcacTTTCCTGATCCTAGGAGAGGTCGGGGCCAATGTGGCTGTTGTAACTAGTTGTCACTTCACCCAAGATATGCTTATGTTGGTTTGCTTCTGGCTTgtcaaacaggaaataaatgtGACATAGTCCTGAGTTTTCTGTCCTTGGGTTTGCCAACAAGTGGGAGATTGACAGGGGCTGGAGACAGTCCTGGCTTAAACTGAGACGGTGGGGAAGGTGGGAAGGGGCTGGTGAGGAGGGGGCTGCTGCTCCATGATCTCTTTCCATGGGCTGCCACCGCATCTCTGCCCAGAATCCAAGGAAGCACAGCCCTCTGAGAACACCTCATTTCCCAGCCAGATGCAGTGGGCACGTCCACTCCTCACCTGGGGAAGGACCCAAGCAATGCTATCTCTGTGCTCACACCCCAGACAGATCCATCTTGCATCCCCAAATGTGAATGAGACATGGAACTGGAAGAATTCATTTATTGGAAGCATTGGAtcggggaggagggaggaaaaactGAGCTGCTGAGCACCTGGTCTGGGGAAAGATCCAGGACCAAGGTTCAGGGAGGGAGCCCAACACCATGAATGTCTGAGTAATAAAACACTGGTCAGACAGAGTGAACACCCACTGCCTCGGATTAGGCTGCTCTGGGGACGAGGGTGCATGCATCTTACCcagccccccaacacacacactgcCATGACTGCGAGGCCCCCTCAACGCAGGGAGCGCGGGACAGTGGGGGAGGCTGAGCGGTAGCAGCGGTACCCCTCCAGCGCGGCAGGGAGGAGAAGCAGGCCGCTCAGGGGGTCTTTCCGGCAGCGCCTCATGGCCTCCTTGTAGCTCAGCCGTTCCTTGGAGATGGGGTCTGTCAAATCCTTCTCGTAGCTGGACTCATCCTGCAGGACCTGGGCCAGCTCTTCGCTGATCATTCCGGAGAGCACGGCCTGGGGGATGGGGATGCGGCCTGTCCTCTTGGGATCGATGAGCCCCCCAGTCAAGTGCTGCACCTGCAGGTGCGGGAGCACACTCTCTCGGGGCATCCAGCCCTTCTGGACAGCCTCGCCCACCGACAGCCTTTTCTTGGTGACA contains these protein-coding regions:
- the CDK3 gene encoding cyclin-dependent kinase 3, whose protein sequence is MDVFQKVEKIGEGTYGVVYKAKNKETGQLVALKKIRLDLEAEGVPSTAIREISLLKELKHPNIVRLLDVVHNEKKIYLVFEFLSQDLRKYMDSAPASELPLHLVKSYLFQLLQGVNFCHSHRVIHRDLKPQNLLISELGAIKLADFGLARVFGVPLRTYTHEVVTLWYRAPEILLGSKFYSTAVDVWSVGCIFAEMVTRKALFPGDSEIDQLFRIFRTLGTPSEAVWPGVTQLPDYKGSFPKWTRKGMEEIVPNLEPEGKDLLMQLLQYDPSRRISAKAALAHPYFSSAEPPRAPCQRVLKHFCR